Proteins encoded together in one Vibrio lentus window:
- the cra gene encoding catabolite repressor/activator: MTLDEIAKLAGVSKTTASYVINGKAQKYRISEKTQQKVMAVVEEYNYRPDHAASSLRAGNSRSFGLIIPDLENSSYARLAKLIEQNSRKVGYQILIGCSDDDAETERKVAEALVSRRIDALLVASSMPDANEFYLKLQNSGTPVIAIDRPLDDEHFACVISEDFEAAFELTHSILDDSIHSVGLIGALPDLNISRERQLGFEAANKAHTQQTGLTENKPMVVGYGEHFDRESGREIFEDWIAKGTVPDAIVTMSYTLLEGVLDVMVEKPELINQVKLATFGDNRLLDFLPFKVHSLPQQFEVIADSAFALALNASAKRYQAGIELVPRSLVKRG, from the coding sequence ATGACACTTGATGAAATTGCTAAATTGGCTGGAGTATCGAAAACCACGGCCAGTTATGTCATCAACGGCAAGGCGCAGAAATACAGAATCAGTGAAAAGACTCAGCAGAAAGTGATGGCGGTTGTGGAAGAGTATAACTACCGACCAGACCACGCTGCTTCGTCGCTGCGTGCTGGTAATAGCCGTTCATTTGGTTTGATTATTCCTGATCTGGAAAACAGCAGTTACGCGCGTTTAGCAAAATTGATAGAGCAGAACTCACGTAAAGTCGGCTACCAAATCTTGATTGGCTGTTCAGATGATGACGCTGAAACTGAACGTAAAGTAGCCGAAGCTTTGGTAAGTCGTCGTATTGATGCCTTGTTGGTGGCTAGCTCAATGCCAGACGCCAACGAGTTCTACTTAAAGCTGCAAAACTCAGGAACGCCTGTGATTGCAATTGACCGTCCGTTAGACGATGAGCATTTTGCTTGTGTGATCAGTGAAGATTTCGAAGCCGCGTTTGAACTGACGCACTCGATTCTAGATGACAGCATTCACAGTGTTGGTTTAATCGGCGCGTTACCTGACCTGAACATTTCGCGTGAACGTCAGTTGGGTTTTGAAGCGGCGAATAAAGCACATACTCAACAAACAGGGCTAACAGAAAATAAGCCGATGGTTGTGGGTTATGGTGAGCACTTTGACCGAGAATCTGGACGCGAGATTTTTGAGGACTGGATTGCAAAAGGCACCGTTCCAGATGCGATCGTCACTATGTCTTACACCTTGTTAGAGGGTGTGTTGGATGTGATGGTTGAAAAGCCAGAGCTGATCAATCAAGTAAAACTGGCGACCTTTGGTGATAATCGACTGCTCGACTTCTTGCCTTTTAAAGTCCATTCACTGCCACAGCAATTCGAAGTGATTGCTGATAGTGCTTTTGCTTTGGCGTTAAATGCATCCGCTAAGCGTTACCAAGCTGGCATTGAACTCGTGCCAAGAAGCTTAGTGAAACGAGGCTAA
- the pfkB gene encoding 1-phosphofructokinase — protein MSDKQIKAVTVTLNPALDLTGAIDALNVGSVSLVNKGSLHAAGKGVNVAKVLSELGAKVTVTGFLGRNNEEAFCQLFEQMGATDRFIRVDGATRINVKLVENSGQVSDINFPGVPVNADAIKAFEETLLELAETHDYFVIAGSLPQGVSPELCASWVQRLRDLGKKVLFDSSRDALKAGINAQPWLIKPNDEELSQLFNAELTTRDQCQHAGQVLSEKGIDNIVVSLGAEGVMWLNQGEWLHAQPPRMQVVSTVGAGDTLVAGLCWGHMQQMPKPELIKFATALSALAVSQVGVGITSQQELDSVLQNIQLQSLSAPTSQLDTSK, from the coding sequence ATGTCTGATAAACAAATCAAAGCCGTTACCGTTACGCTAAACCCTGCTCTCGACCTAACTGGCGCTATCGACGCACTTAACGTGGGTTCAGTGAGCCTAGTGAACAAAGGCTCTCTACATGCGGCAGGCAAAGGCGTAAACGTAGCAAAAGTACTTTCAGAGCTTGGCGCGAAAGTGACCGTAACAGGTTTCCTTGGTCGCAATAACGAAGAAGCCTTCTGCCAACTGTTCGAACAGATGGGCGCAACTGACCGCTTCATCCGTGTCGACGGTGCAACTCGCATCAACGTAAAACTGGTAGAGAATTCAGGCCAAGTAAGCGACATCAACTTCCCAGGTGTTCCTGTTAATGCTGACGCGATTAAAGCGTTTGAAGAAACCTTGTTAGAACTGGCTGAAACACACGATTACTTCGTGATTGCAGGCAGCTTGCCACAAGGTGTATCGCCAGAGCTTTGCGCTTCTTGGGTACAACGCTTGCGTGACCTAGGTAAAAAGGTGCTGTTCGACAGCAGCCGTGACGCACTTAAAGCCGGTATCAATGCACAACCTTGGTTAATTAAGCCAAACGATGAAGAGCTGTCTCAGCTATTCAATGCCGAACTGACAACACGTGACCAATGCCAACATGCAGGCCAAGTTCTGAGTGAAAAAGGCATCGATAACATCGTGGTATCACTTGGCGCAGAAGGCGTGATGTGGCTAAACCAAGGTGAATGGCTACATGCTCAGCCACCGCGTATGCAAGTGGTAAGCACAGTAGGCGCAGGTGACACCTTAGTTGCTGGCCTGTGTTGGGGTCACATGCAACAGATGCCAAAACCAGAACTTATTAAATTCGCCACTGCCCTATCTGCTCTAGCAGTTTCACAGGTAGGCGTGGGCATCACCAGCCAACAAGAGCTGGATTCAGTACTACAAAATATCCAATTACAGTCGCTTAGTGCTCCAACTAGCCAGTTAGACACAAGCAAATAG
- the fruB gene encoding fused PTS fructose transporter subunit IIA/HPr protein — protein sequence MLKLSKSDITLGQTADDKFKAIQNIAGDLTAKGLVDSGYVEGMLNRENQNSTFLGNGIAIPHGTTDTRGLVKETGVAVHHFPEGIDWADGNRVYVAIGIAAKSDEHLGILKQLTKVLAADGVEEKLKQAKSEDEIIALLNGEVQLEADLDASLVQLLFPASDMVQMSAVAGGLLKNTGCTDNAFVADLVTKTPTHLGQGLWLLGSDKGVTRTGVSFVSTANHCEYEGTPVKALVAFAACNSAHQSILANLSKMVFEGKQQQLLTADIAQVIGLLKGEAVSTASQDDDNCAVFKIKNAHGLHARPGAMLVAEAKKFESTIRVSNLDGDGKEVNAKSLMKVIALGVKHGHQLQFVAEGEDAAQALESIGKAIASGLGEG from the coding sequence ATGCTTAAATTATCAAAATCTGACATCACTCTTGGTCAAACGGCCGATGACAAATTCAAAGCAATCCAAAACATTGCTGGCGACCTTACCGCGAAAGGCTTAGTTGACTCTGGCTACGTTGAAGGAATGCTGAACCGTGAAAACCAGAACTCTACGTTCCTAGGTAACGGCATCGCGATTCCTCACGGAACCACTGACACTCGTGGCCTAGTAAAAGAGACAGGCGTTGCGGTACACCACTTCCCTGAAGGTATTGATTGGGCAGACGGCAACCGTGTTTACGTAGCAATTGGTATTGCAGCGAAATCTGACGAGCACTTAGGCATTCTAAAGCAACTAACGAAAGTGCTAGCAGCAGACGGTGTTGAAGAGAAATTAAAGCAAGCGAAATCAGAAGACGAAATCATCGCCCTACTTAACGGCGAAGTTCAACTAGAAGCAGACCTAGACGCTTCTTTAGTTCAGCTACTGTTCCCTGCGAGCGACATGGTTCAAATGTCTGCTGTTGCGGGCGGCCTACTTAAGAACACAGGTTGTACTGACAACGCGTTCGTTGCTGACCTAGTAACAAAAACACCGACTCACCTAGGCCAAGGCCTGTGGTTGTTGGGCAGCGATAAAGGCGTAACTCGCACTGGCGTATCGTTTGTTTCAACAGCAAACCACTGTGAGTACGAAGGCACACCAGTGAAAGCATTGGTCGCATTCGCCGCTTGTAACAGCGCACACCAATCTATTCTGGCAAACCTAAGCAAGATGGTTTTCGAAGGTAAACAGCAACAACTGTTAACCGCTGACATTGCACAAGTAATTGGTCTTCTAAAAGGTGAAGCGGTTTCTACAGCCTCTCAAGACGATGACAACTGCGCTGTATTCAAAATCAAAAACGCGCACGGCCTACACGCTCGCCCAGGAGCAATGCTAGTCGCTGAAGCGAAGAAGTTTGAATCAACTATCCGCGTTTCAAACCTAGATGGCGACGGAAAAGAAGTGAACGCGAAGAGCTTGATGAAAGTAATCGCACTTGGCGTTAAACACGGCCACCAGCTTCAGTTTGTAGCTGAAGGTGAAGATGCAGCACAAGCACTTGAATCGATTGGTAAAGCTATCGCTTCAGGCCTTGGTGAAGGTTAA